A genome region from Brassica oleracea var. oleracea cultivar TO1000 chromosome C2, BOL, whole genome shotgun sequence includes the following:
- the LOC106322443 gene encoding BES1/BZR1 homolog protein 4: protein MTSGTRMPTWRERENNKRRERRRRAIAAKIFTGLRMYGNYELPKHCDNNEVLKALCNEAGWIVEPDGTTYRKGSSRPVERMEIGGSPCSSNFMSPASSSFANLTPGDGQSLIPWLKHLSTTSSSSASSSSRLPNYLYIPGGSISAPVTPPLSSPTSRGMNQQINNSFFVSSTPPSPTRQQTIPDCEWFSGIQLAQSVPASPTFSLVSQNPFGFKEAGGGGGGSRMWTPGQSGTCSPAIPQTADVPMSEAVVAPPEFAFGSSANGLVKAWEGERIHEVSGSDDLELTLGNSSTR, encoded by the exons ATGACGTCAGGGACGAGAATGCCGACGTGGAGGGAGAGAGAGAACAACAAGAGGAGAGAGAGAAGGCGGAGAGCGATCGCGGCGAAGATCTTTACTGGGTTGAGAATGTACGGTAACTACGAGCTTCCCAAGCATTGTGACAACAACGAAGTGCTTAAAGCACTCTGTAACGAGGCTGGTTGGATCGTTGAACCAGATGGTACTACTTATCGCAAG GGAAGTAGTAGACCAGTAGAGCGTATGGAGATAGGTGGCAGTCCATGCTCCTCCAACTTCATGAGTCCAGCTTCTTCTTCTTTCGCTAATCTCACACCTGGAGATGGCCAATCACTCATCCCATGGCTCAAACACCTCTCAACAACATCATCCTCCTCAGCTTCTTCTTCATCAAGGCTCCCTAATTACCTCTACATCCCTGGAGGCTCCATAAGCGCTCCTGTAACCCCACCTTTAAGCTCCCCAACATCTCGTGGAATGAACCAACAAATCAACAACTCTTTCTTCGTCTCCTCAACACCTCCCAGTCCCACTAGGCAGCAGACCATCCCTGACTGTGAATGGTTCTCAGGGATTCAACTCGCGCAAAGCGTTCCAGCTTCACCAACGTTTAGCCTTGTTTCACAAAACCCTTTTGGATTCAAAGAAGCAGGAGGAGGAGGAGGTGGGTCAAGAATGTGGACACCAGGTCAAAGCGGGACATGTTCACCGGCTATTCCTCAGACAGCTGATGTTCCAATGTCTGAAGCTGTGGTGGCTCCTCCAGAGTTCGCGTTTGGGAGTAGCGCAAACGGGTTGGTGAAGGCATGGGAAGGAGAGAGGATACATGAGGTGAGTGGTTCTGATGATCTTGAGCTCACTCTTGGAAACTCAAGCACCAGGTAG